The Amblyomma americanum isolate KBUSLIRL-KWMA chromosome 6, ASM5285725v1, whole genome shotgun sequence genome has a window encoding:
- the LOC144136355 gene encoding uncharacterized protein LOC144136355 → MKTAYLISFVLTFGVASGYSLFRRDVRWWPLEDDPERAHRGWTGQDQATDVSSSVGVTSAITGHRGSYSGGYGGGYGGGYGGGYGGGYGGGYGGGYGGGYGGGYGGGYGGGYGGGYGGTFSDTRTGSHGRYGGGYGGGYGGGYGGSFSGGFESRSRGVTGGGSDSGTQRSSGYGSGGGGGGGGGHGGGSGGGSGGGSGGGSGSGGGGGSAGGYGGGSGVGYEGRSAVGSGGGSGGGYGTGGVYGTGRGGGSGGGYGAGTGGGTDSRNETQSNIWSIARNSSGSGGSGGSGPRGVSGGGYGGRYAGGYSGSYGGGYGGGYQTWRTGGSRQEQGTEARISGEYGGGSGGGSGGVYGHGNAGASDSQNNSESALWSSSRGNGSSSSDHVSASGSHYRGGYGGDYGSRYGGGHGGGYRSSADVSGSESDSRTASRAQYGVGSGVGRGGGYGAGSERWSDRESRREGSGRNLSRTSSISDNEHRSGLRSGYSGSSGGGYGGGYGGHYEGTHGGRQEGEYRGGYRSQSTGISRGTSDSGTGSSRRGDIDYGSVSSNRNVNENEGSVGSHGSGAGSGGGSGGCSGCGSGSGSGGGSGVGFGGGSGGGSGGGSGGGSGGGSGGGYGGGYGGGYGGGYGGVYGGRCRGACGSAHGSQNTGVSGSGVGYGGGTGRQSYSEYRRESSSRNVTVSGGSDEIRAGSRLGSGHGDGYGGRYGGGGAGLLQSRALAPCLKLQECGDGSIIAIAMPSSQTVQLSHQQSVAGSLYTQEVVAETQVRQRATANDELTEDDD, encoded by the exons ATGAAGACTGCG TATCTTATTTCCTTCGTCTTGACCTTCGGGGTCGCGTCAGGATACAGCCTTTTCCGAAGAGATGTCAGGTGGTGGCCGTTGGAAGATGACCCCGAGAGAGCTCATCGCGGCTGGACTGGACAGGATCAAGCAACTGATGTATCAAGTTCTGTAGGCGTCACCAGCGCGATCACTGGACATCGTGGTAGTTACAGTGGTGGTTACGGAGGTGGCTACGGAGGTGGCTACGGAGGTGGCTACGGAGGTGGCTACGGAGGTGGTTACGGAGGTGGTTACGGCGGTGGATACGGTGGTGGCTATGGCGGTGGTTATGGCGGAGGCTACGGTGGTGGTTATGGTGGTACCTTCAGCGACACGCGAACTGGTAGTCACGGTAGATATGGTGGAGGCTATGGAGGTGGCTACGGAGGAGGCTATGGAGGAAGCTTTAGTGGTGGTTTTGAAAGCCGGAGTAGAGGTGTGACAGGTGGAGGAAGCGACAGCGGAACGCAAAGGAGCAGCGGGTACGGTAGTGGAGGCGGTGGCGGAGGTGGCGGCGGACACGGTGGCGGAAGCGGCGGTGGAAGCGGAGGTGGAAGTGGCGGTGGAAGCGGCAGTGGAGGTGGTGGCGGAAGCGCTGGCGGTTACGGTGGTGGAAGTGGTGTCGGTTATGAAGGTAGAAGTGCAGTCGGAAGTGGTGGTGGAAGTGGTGGCGGATATGGAACTGGTGGCGTATATGGTACTGGAAGAGGAGGCGGCAGCGGTGGCGGATACGGAGCCGGGACCGGAGGAGGAACTGACAGCAGAAACGAGACCCAAAGCAATATATGGAGTATCGCCAGAAACTCTAGCGGAAGCGGCGGCAGTGGCGGAAGTGGTCCCAGGGGTGTTTCTGGAGGCGGCTATGGAGGTCGGTATGCAGGTGGCTATAGTGGTAGCTATGGAGGCGGCTATGGTGGCGGTTATCAAACTTGGAGAACGGGGGGAAGCCGTCAGGAACAAGGCACTGAAGCACGAATCAGCGGAGAGTACGGTGGTGGAAGCGGAGGAGGAAGCGGTGGCGTATATGGACATGGAAATGCGGGTGCAAGCGACAGCCAGAACAACAGTGAAAGTGCTTTGTGGAGCAGCAGTAgaggcaacggcagcagcagcagcgaccacGTCAGTGCTTCTGGAAGCCATTATAGGGGCGGCTATGGCGGTGACTACGGCAGCCGCTATGGAGGGGGCCACGGTGGCGGTTATAGGAGCAGTGCTGACGTGAGTGGGAGCGAAAGCGACAGTAGAACTGCCAGCCGAGCTCAATACGGAGTCGGAAGCGGAGTCGGGAGAGGAGGCGGATACGGAGCTGGGAGCGAGAGATGGAGTGACAGAGAAAGTCGTCGAGAGGGCAGTGGCAGAAACCTCAGCAGAACTAGTAGCATCAGTGACAATGAGCACCGAAGTGGCTTGCGTAGTGGCTACAGTGGAAGTTCTGGTGGTGGGTATGGCGGCGGCTATGGAGGTCACTATGAAGGAACCCATGGAGGTAGGCAAGAGGGCGAATATAGAGGAGGTTATCGAAGCCAGAGCACGGGCATAAGCCGTGGCACAAGCGATAGTGGTACCGGTAGCAGCCGACGAGGTGATATTGATTACGGTAGCGTAAGCAGTAACAGAAATGTTAACGAAAATGAAGGCAGCGTTGGTAGTCACGGTTCCGGTGCCGGTTCCGGTGGCGGTTCTGGTGGCTGTTCCGGTTGCGGTTCTGGTAGTGGCTCCGGTGGTGGTTCCGGTGTCGGTTTCGGTGGCGGTTCGGGTGGTGGTTCTGGTGGCGGTTCCGGCGGCGGTTCCGGCGGCGGTTCCGGTGGTGGTTATGGGGGCGGCTATGGTGGTGGTTACGGAGGCGGCTACGGTGGCGTCTACGGAGGCCGCTGCAGAGGTGCCTGTGGTAGCGCTCATGGAAGCCAAAATACGGGCGTGAGCGGAAGCGGAGTTGGATACGGAGGTGGGACAGGCAGGCAGAGTTATAGCGAATATCGTAGAGAGAGCAGCTCTAGAAACGTCACTGTAAGTGGTGGTAGCGACGAAATCCGCGCTGGTAGTAGACTCGGAAGTGGCCATGGTGACGGATATGGTGGCCGCTATGGAGGTGGTGGAGCAGGACTACTTCAATCTAGAGCACTTGCTCCTTGCCTAAAACTCCAAGAGTGCGGAGACGGGAGTATCATCGCAATAGCCATGCCTTCAAGTCAGACTGTACAGCTTTCGCACCAGCAGTCGGTCGCCGGGAGCCTGTACACGCAAGAAGTCGTCGCCGAGACTCAAGTACGTCAACGTGCGACGGCAAATGACGAGCTGACTGAAGACGACGACTGA